The following coding sequences lie in one Pseudarthrobacter phenanthrenivorans Sphe3 genomic window:
- a CDS encoding DNA-3-methyladenine glycosylase, whose protein sequence is MSINPLTNGQPLRELLSGDARQLAPLLLGAVLTHESRDGAVSVRLTEVEAYLGPEDSLHPDPGSHTYRGPTPRNAPMFGPAGHLYVYFTYGMHHCTNIVCGPEGTASALLLRAGEIVAGTDVARRRRTTSKSPADLARGPARLAKALGLTTADSGRDALAPPFGLVLPPRPVPSVSSGPRVGVSGAGGSDQYSWRFWITGDPTVSQYKAAKPRAARPPAAGPRMGGPAA, encoded by the coding sequence ATGAGCATAAATCCGCTGACGAACGGGCAGCCGCTGCGGGAGCTCCTTTCGGGGGACGCCCGCCAGCTTGCGCCCCTGCTGCTGGGGGCCGTCCTGACCCATGAGTCCAGGGATGGAGCGGTATCCGTCCGGCTGACCGAGGTGGAGGCCTACCTGGGGCCCGAGGATTCCCTGCACCCGGACCCCGGTTCGCACACCTATCGGGGCCCCACGCCCCGCAACGCACCCATGTTCGGGCCCGCAGGGCACCTGTACGTCTACTTCACCTATGGGATGCACCACTGCACCAACATCGTCTGCGGCCCGGAAGGAACGGCCTCGGCACTGCTGCTGCGGGCCGGTGAGATCGTGGCGGGAACGGACGTGGCGCGGCGCCGGCGGACCACCTCCAAAAGCCCGGCAGACCTGGCCAGGGGCCCGGCACGGCTCGCCAAAGCACTGGGCTTGACCACCGCGGACAGCGGCCGCGACGCGCTCGCGCCGCCGTTCGGCCTGGTGCTTCCGCCCCGTCCCGTCCCGTCCGTGAGCTCCGGACCGAGGGTAGGCGTGTCAGGAGCGGGCGGCTCGGACCAGTATTCCTGGCGCTTCTGGATTACCGGCGACCCCACCGTGTCCCAGTACAAGGCCGCCAAGCCCAGGGCAGCCAGGCCGCCGGCCGCAGGGCCCCGGATGGGCGGGCCGGCGGCGTGA